The Arachis ipaensis cultivar K30076 chromosome B03, Araip1.1, whole genome shotgun sequence region CCCCGTGTATTTTGTGCCATCAAAGATCACAGAATATTCAAAACAAGGAGGTGGACCTTCTAGCTTAACAGTGTTATAAGTAGGTCTTGTATTCAGTTTTGCAGCATATTCATCCAAAGCAGACTTGGCAAATGCAGTATTCTGGAAGAATCACAAGAAGCACTAATATAAGGGTTCTAGAAAGAAATATAATATACCTAATGATAATTCATGACCAAGCTAAGAAGATACTGGAGCTCTAACAATGATGATATTTCTCCCTCAATTAGTGATGACTTATAATGATATGAACAGTAAACAGTCAATACTAGTATAATGTTAGTTTTTGGACATGCCAAACAAAATGATAAATATTTGACTCACTAAAAGTGCATAACTATACCAAATCTAAAAGTGGTAGTAAATAAACCCTAAAAGGTAAAATAGAATAAGATCTCTGAAGTTGTAAAACTAACAAATActcaaaagaaaaattgtaatagAACATAGAAAGTCAGGTAACATGATTAAGGGATATATTTGGTCTGAATATCAATTCAAAAAATTGATATTTAAAAGTATATTACATCAAACCTCACAAACAAGAGCACATCCATGATCTTTAACTTTCTTAGATAGGTTCTCAAAAGCAACTCTGGCAATATCTTGTTCAGCAGCCTTTCGAgtggataaagtgatctcagagGTAAAACTCATTCCATCCACCAGCACAGTTGACCTATACATTGGAACTTCTGAAGATCTATCACGAATTGTTTCATACTCTGGAAGAACTATGTTTAATTTTTTAGCAAGGTCTTGTAAACACTGCTTGTAATCTAACTGCACTGAGAAACACGAGAAAATCAATCGACAAATTAGATACCTGTCTACACGCTAAAGCTCAAATTAGTGCTTGTGACCATAGTGAATATAAAGTAGACCACAGGAGACTACTGAACAGATAATATTTTCTAATTAGAGGATGTCGTTTAAATTTAAGTTATTTGGGAGTCTGCAAAATTTTTTAACAACCAATAAGATAACTTTTGAAGACACTCTAGAAAAGTTAAATACCAACCTATGCAACAGCAACCTAAGCCCTCTTGAAAAGGATCAATCACAAGTCATTACATCTATACTGTTGGTTGAATGACACAAATATGAAGCCTTAACAATGTTTTCATCTGGAACCAATCATAATAAATCTCATGGACTTTAGTTGGTTGAATTGGACCACATTCACTAACCTAGATTTTTCCAGCAAAGATTCATGATCTGACACTCTGATCTAATTCAGTTACGTTGAACCAAATGGCTTAAACAATATGGCACCATCCGCAAATTTCACAACCATAGTTTGTTAGTTTTTAAAAGTCAACAAATGCCTTATCTACCAATATCTAACAGACTTAGCTTACTACATTCAAAATGTACTGTCCAATACTCAAATAGCTATAGGAACACCAAAGAATAGAAATTTATAATCAGTTAACAGAAATACTATTTTCATGAAATGATCAATGCTGTAAACTTTAAGATGGCCATTTTCATGAACCTCAACGACACGGTAATTCTAAATGAAACTTGATATTGTAAAAACTGCAAAGTTGGGTAAGTAAGTTGGGAATTCATCATTCATCGATCAATATCATATAAATTTCCACCCAATACCAAAACACGCATGAGAGGATCGTACTAGCTGATGTCACAGCACTTGCTAGAAATACCTTGTCCAAAGCCggtatatttaaataataagGGAATGCCATTCAATTTTCATTGGAAAATACCAATTCTATTTAACAACCGAATCATATATCCCTCAAAAGCCCACAAGCTAAGACACTAGAGGGAGGGGGAAAAAGAtttttagatttttgaaaaataaaatatccgAACTTTCCTTCTCGTGGTTCTGAGCAAACAAGCAATAGCAGAGAAATTGGGTGTGGTGAGAAGACTTACAAGGAGGAGGAGCagcagaggaggaggaagaggcagatgAATGTTGTGGCGGCCGCAACGGTTGAGACGATGATGCAGAAGGCGCCGCCACGTTGGAGCCAGCAGCTTTGATTTCGGTCGGGGGCGCCATCAAACGAGTCAGTGACTCAGTGAGTGAAGCTCGAATCTCAGGAGGGAAGGGGGGAGCTGGAAGCgcaattttagggttttcttttccTTCTGTAATTTTTTTGGGGTAATGTGAATTCAGCGaactagttttttttttcaactaattgtgtgtaattttttttttagtgaaAATTTGAAGCTAGAACTGGAAAGAAAAACCGCATaaataagtgaaaataacaaaatTTGGACAAAAACTTGAGTAATGAAGAATTTGATTAAcatcgaaaaattttaaaaactaatttgacTAACGAATGAAATTTGTGAGAACATGTTCATCGTTTACTCTGAACATTGTAAGAACATTTCGCTTTATGAAATATCCTTCTAGGTCAGAATATGATTTAATACATTTTCAaggggaagaaaaagaaagaaacaaaagattTTTTTTCCAATGCATAAGCTACATGTAACACACAAATTGTGTTTAAAGAGATGAGTAAACCcaagtaaaatctaacaactagaGTACTCAACACCACCGATGATAGTGACTAATCCATTCACTAAGATAAAGAACATGGTTAAGTAGAGCATCATTTAACCTAAACCTAACTCATCATGCCAAGCCAATCATATTCATTACAACCTCCAAGCATCTGTTGTTGCATACAATAAGTAGAGCTCATGACAAACCTACTAATTGCAACTCAGTTTGACAGAAATAAAAATACAAGATCAGTATCTCCACTAAATATACACACACAAGTTGGAATGCCTTTTCCAAAAGAAAAAAACTACTTCATGGTTTATAATACTAACAAGGATTCTACCCAAGAACTAAGTTAGACATTTAACTCCATAGAATAGTTTGATCGTTCCCTCATTATCATTGTGCTACTGAACAAGGATCTGCTGCACTTGGTACCCTGCACATATTCACAACACAATAACACAAATTATTAGACATCCCTCTTGAGCACCAAGCTTCCACATGAAACATGCGCCTATGTATAAGAATCAACCATCGTAGTAACAATTATTCTTCCAATAACCCCAATGGCTTGTCCGAAACATGGATGAACGAGTTTTGCAAAGACTTGTATGTAAGACATTGTTTTAAAATGGCGTGTATGCAAGATTATAAGAAGAAATTTATTACACATCCATTCTCCTTTACTTACAACAACAAAAATTAAGATTGCATGTTGAATTGTATTTTTTGGGATGGGTGGGGTGCACAAGGTTTGAACGTTGAGTTAAATCCATGAAATTGACAAAGCATTAAGATCTAACTAGACATTGGTACTATAGAATGTACTGTGAAAATTAGGAATAGGCAACAGAATCATGTCATAAAGATAAATAAGTTATAGTTTGCAGCTACATGCACATGGAGAAGTATAAACTGGTTGAAGCAAAATCTAGCAAATGCAGCAAAAGACAAAAATGAGATACAAAGATACTTACATGGATTCCAACCGAGCCTTCTTATTTGCCTTCTTCTTGTTCTTTCGCCTCTTTGAACCGGAATTGGAAGAATCACTAGCAGCCAGCTGACCCAATTCTGAACCTACTGGCTGAAGAGAGGAACTTTTTGGAGGAAAAGGGCCCTCAACACATGGTACATGTATAGGCATCTGAAGCTCTTGAGATGATGAAAGCATATTGGACGAAGCAGGAACAACATCAATTCTTTTCTCACCGTTATTAGTGGCCATAGGAACCTCTTTATCTTTATGATCCTGCAAGCCAGAAGCATATTCTGTAGTTGCTACGGGTAGGACGTTATGGTGTTGCAAATCAAAATCATATCCTGTAGTTCCTATGGGTAAGACAATGCTTCCATTAGTAACTTGGGATTCATTTGATTTTGCTATTCCATAAAAACTAGATTTTGATCTTATTATCTCATAAAGTGTTGTTGAGCTAGAATCACCTGCTTCACAAAATCATTTACTTTAATTAGTCTTTGCACATCCAAATAAGAACATTAAAAATATGTTCAAGACACAAACAAAATGATACCAAGAACGGAAAGAATAGCAGCACGTGCTGCTAACTGCTCGgcctcttttttgttttttccaataACACTAGTGTATTTTGTACCATTGAAGATCACAAAAGACATAAAGCGAGGAAGCAACCCTTCTAGCTTAACAGTATTGTAAGTAGGCCTGTCTACATTTAGCTTTGTGGCATACTCATTCATGATAGACTTGGAAATCAAAGTATTCTGGAACAAAAATCAACATAGTTGTATAAGGGATTCGCAAAGAAAcatattatatatttaatgaGCATTTATGATAAAGGGAGAACTATTAATGATGTTATTCCCCTAACATCTTATTTTCCACTAGGTAATAGTTATTTATGATATCATATATCACtagtcaaaaataaaaaatcaatactTGTACAATGTTTTTTTTCAACCAAGTCACAAAAATGGAAAGCAAATAGCATAATTGAATCTACTATTCAACTATGTCTAAAGTGATGGAAAAcatgaaaagaatataaaatataataggGTCTCTAAATTTGTATATGACTAGTATTTTTCCCCTGAAATATCACGGGTATATTTTCATCAAAATTAACTGTGATGGAatataattaaaaacattttaaataattaattgcaATAGagtcaaaattcataaatgaaaaaacAACAAATAATAGTAACAACAGAAGAATAAAAACAGATTGCTATTCTGAgtttgagaaaaaaaatttaaatacaatatTGTTGAACTTACGTGTAGGTATGAAGTACTTGCAACAAACTTCCTTCTCTTGCAATTTTTTCTTGAGTTCTcaccaatataaataaaatactttttcttttttgagtCTCTATTAGTCATATCAGCTAGTACTTTCCTTTTTCCGAAAGTTTTTCATATTCCTTTCATCAATTTGAGAGTCATTAGACATAGTACTTTTCTGTTGCCCTTTCTTTAGTAGTAATATTATCTTCTTAATCTAGCTTTTTTATACTCAACTTTAATAGAATTCATTCTTTTCCTTCTAATAATAACTACAAAAATTAAAATGAGTTGAACCAATAAGCCCCAATACCAAATATTAAAGGAAAACATAATAATTTCATAATACAAAGCAATTCATCAAACATGTAACCTGCAAAGAAATAATGCTAAATAAAAACATTATGAATTCATAAAACGAAGCAATTCATCAAACATGTAATATGCAAGAAAAGAAAGCAAAACAAATCATCAATTACTATAATAAGTTGAATCAATAAGCTCCAATACCAAATactaaaggaaagcataataattCATATTTCATAATACAATGCAATTCCTCAAATATGTAACGTACAAGGAAGTAATAGTAAACAAAAATATAATGGATTTATAATACAAAGGAATCCATCAAACATGTAATAttcaagaaaagaaagtaaagcaATTCATCAATCACGGCAATAAATTGAACCACTAAGCTCCGAAAATCAAATACTAAAGAAAAACATAATAAGTCATAATACAAAGCAATTCATCAAACAGGTAATGTGCATTGTGCAAGAAAGTAATACTAATGAATACAAAGCAATAAGTTGAACCAATAAGCTCCAATtccaaatattaaaagaaaacatAATCCTTCATAATTCATAACACAGAAAATTTAAGTTGAATCAAGTAGCACTAACAAATACTCAAGAGAAAACATGGCAAAAAAAGGAAGTTAGGTAACAACATAACATAACGTTAGTAAGTGAACTATTTTGGCTTGAAATTAGTTAATAGTTCACAAAATTGACATTAAAGATTAGAGATTGTGTTATACATCAAACCTCAAAAACAAGAGGGCATCTATCATCTCTAATCTTTTCATTCAGGCTCTCCAGTGCTAATCTTGCAGCATCTTGTTCAGCAGCCTTTCTCTGAGAGAAAGTCATTTGAGAAGTATAGCTTATACCATCCACCCACACAGTTGCCCTAAACTTTGGTGCATGTGGAGTCCCTTCATTAGTCGTTTGATAACCAGGAAGGGGCATATTTGATCTCTGAGCAAATTCTTGTAAGCGATTTTTGTACCTTAAGTGTTCTAGAAAACCAAACAAAagtcaatcaacaaaaatttggCGCAACCATAATAAGCATTACATAGACCGCAAGAGACGGTTGAACATTTCAAATTTTCAAGTTAGTAGATGTTGTCTATGACTCTATGTTTAAGACAATAAAGTCAACAAAACTTAACCATTAGAAGTTAAATGTTGAAGacaccattaaaaaaaaaaaaaaaaaaagccaaataCCAGGTTATACAACAGCTACATTGGGGACGCAAGAAGAGAGCACTTGCTAGTAAATCTATAATTGACTGAATGACCCACAAGTATGAAGCTTAGACAAATCTTTCAAGGGAAGCCAATCATAATAAAGCTCAGGAATTGGACAGCATTTTGCTAACACAGATATTGCCGAGAACAATTCATGATCTGACACTCCAATCTAAATCTAATTCAGTTAACTTGAACCAAATGGTCAAATAATATACCCCGGCTCACAAAATTCATAACCATGGTATGTAAGTAATATCTTACCTACCAGTTTCAAGGGCAAAAATGCTAAAAGCTACAAAGTACAAACCTTCATTGCCCATTTTCATAAATctcaaacaacacaaattcaaagaaaaatttcaAGGGAAATTAATATTCATATTCCCCCAACCCCAAAACACACACCATATGATCCTAAGACAGATGTCATAGCACCCGGATATAGAAACAACTTGTTCATTTTTCATAAAAAGGATATAACTCATATaagtttatttaaaaattacaactaaaaaaatcataaattccTCAAAAGCCCAGTAGCTGAAACACAATTGGTAATTGTTTTTCTTAAGAAAAGAAGGATTTTTAAACTTTTCAAAGAGAACATTAGAAGCTTATAACTCTTTCGTCTTGGATGTCAGAAACCACGAAAAAATATGAGAAATGGGGGTATAACGAGGGACTTacgaggaagaggagaagaagatggAGACACATGTTGAACGAGAGAGGAAGAGGTgggtggttgtggtggtggttgaggcGAAGATGAAGAATCCGCCATGTGTTCGGGGAGTTGAATCTGGGTCGGAAGCTCCATCTGAAGCTCGAATCACACAGCAAGCAGATAGAAAGAATGGGTCTTGGAAGATGATAGGGTTTTCACTTTTCAAACTGgaataataaactaataatactAGTATATTATACATCTGTAGTCTTTAACCTAAttgctaaaaataaattattcttagAAAATATCTATTATAACATAATCTGAAAATTTTATTCACGACtagatatttgatatttttattctAAGGGAATAAAACTTAAcagttaataaaaataaattatcttGTTTTGTGTTTGTAAATTAAAAATTCGTGTACTTATANNNNNNNNNNNNTATATTAtggtcttttttatttttaaaaactatttcATTAAACAAATTTGCTACACATTTAAGTATTATTGTCATCAAGTTTAACTAAGTAGATTTAACACCAACAAAAATTACTCTCA contains the following coding sequences:
- the LOC107631268 gene encoding double-stranded RNA-binding protein 4-like, with the protein product MAPPTEIKAAGSNVAAPSASSSQPLRPPQHSSASSSSSAAPPPLQLDYKQCLQDLAKKLNIVLPEYETIRDRSSEVPMYRSTVLVDGMSFTSEITLSTRKAAEQDIARVAFENLSKKVKDHGCALVCENTAFAKSALDEYAAKLNTRPTYNTVKLEGPPPCFEYSVIFDGTKYTGDTAKDKS
- the LOC107631266 gene encoding double-stranded RNA-binding protein 4 isoform X3, with translation MELPTQIQLPEHMADSSSSPQPPPQPPTSSSLVQHVSPSSSPLPQHLRYKNRLQEFAQRSNMPLPGYQTTNEGTPHAPKFRATVWVDGISYTSQMTFSQRKAAEQDAARLALESLNEKIRDDRCPLVFENTLISKSIMNEYATKLNVDRPTYNTVKLEGLLPRFMSFVIFNGTKYTSVIGKNKKEAEQLAARAAILSVLAGDSSSTTLYEIIRSKSSFYGIAKSNESQVTNGSIVLPIGTTEYASGLQDHKDKEVPMATNNGEKRIDVVPASSNMLSSSQELQMPIHVPCVEGPFPPKSSSLQPVGSELGQLAASDSSNSGSKRRKNKKKANKKARLESMVPSAADPCSVAQ
- the LOC107631266 gene encoding double-stranded RNA-binding protein 4 isoform X4 encodes the protein MELPTQIQLPEHMADSSSSPQPPPQPPTSSSLVQHVSPSSSPLPQHLRYKNRLQEFAQRSNMPLPGYQTTNEGTPHAPKFRATVWVDGISYTSQMTFSQRKAAEQDAARLALESLNEKIRDDRCPLVFENTLISKSIMNEYATKLNVDRPTYNTVKLEGLLPRFMSFVIFNGTKYTSVIGKNKKEAEQLAARAAILSVLGDSSSTTLYEIIRSKSSFYGIAKSNESQVTNGSIVLPIGTTEYASGLQDHKDKEVPMATNNGEKRIDVVPASSNMLSSSQELQMPIHVPCVEGPFPPKSSSLQPVGSELGQLAASDSSNSGSKRRKNKKKANKKARLESMVPSAADPCSVAQ
- the LOC107631266 gene encoding double-stranded RNA-binding protein 4 isoform X1: MELPTQIQLPEHMADSSSSPQPPPQPPTSSSLVQHVSPSSSPLPQHLRYKNRLQEFAQRSNMPLPGYQTTNEGTPHAPKFRATVWVDGISYTSQMTFSQRKAAEQDAARLALESLNEKIRDDRCPLVFENTLISKSIMNEYATKLNVDRPTYNTVKLEGLLPRFMSFVIFNGTKYTSVIGKNKKEAEQLAARAAILSVLAGDSSSTTLYEIIRSKSSFYGIAKSNESQVTNGSIVLPIGTTGYDFDLQHHNVLPVATTEYASGLQDHKDKEVPMATNNGEKRIDVVPASSNMLSSSQELQMPIHVPCVEGPFPPKSSSLQPVGSELGQLAASDSSNSGSKRRKNKKKANKKARLESMVPSAADPCSVAQ
- the LOC107631266 gene encoding double-stranded RNA-binding protein 4 isoform X2; amino-acid sequence: MELPTQIQLPEHMADSSSSPQPPPQPPTSSSLVQHVSPSSSPLPQHLRYKNRLQEFAQRSNMPLPGYQTTNEGTPHAPKFRATVWVDGISYTSQMTFSQRKAAEQDAARLALESLNEKIRDDRCPLVFENTLISKSIMNEYATKLNVDRPTYNTVKLEGLLPRFMSFVIFNGTKYTSVIGKNKKEAEQLAARAAILSVLGDSSSTTLYEIIRSKSSFYGIAKSNESQVTNGSIVLPIGTTGYDFDLQHHNVLPVATTEYASGLQDHKDKEVPMATNNGEKRIDVVPASSNMLSSSQELQMPIHVPCVEGPFPPKSSSLQPVGSELGQLAASDSSNSGSKRRKNKKKANKKARLESMVPSAADPCSVAQ